The genomic window CACGGTCAACATGTCCGGCGGTAGCTGGGACATCGGGCATATTACGGCTGTCGGCGGCAATGGCACCGGGGTATTCAACCTGAGTGGCGGCGATTTGAATATTTCCCGCGGGGGCAACACGCTGGCGGGTAATCCTAACTCCTTCGGTGGAAACTCGGGAGGATCCCTCTCCGTCGGATATGGAAGTGGATCCGGTCTTTTCAATGTGACGGGGGGATCATTGATTACCCGCATCGGTGCCGAAGTGGGGGACAAAGGAACCTTCCGGGTTCTGGGAGACGACGCCACGCAAATCGGGATTGGATCCTCCGGGACTCTCGATGGCCACTGGTGGCAACAGGCCGGCGGTGTGCTGAGCATGGGCATCGACTCGACCGGTGTAACGAAGATTTTCATCGACGATACAGACCAAGTCACAGCTGACCCCTATGTGCATTTCCAGGATGGAGCCGTGTTGGATCTGTCGTTCTTCGGTACGACGCCCGTCGCCGGAACCTGGACGCTGATGGAACTTGAAAACAACGATATTGAAGACCTCGGTCTGGAGCTTTCGGGCGACACCGCTTCGGGCTGGAGCTTCAATGTGGATAACTCCGGTGCGAACGGTTTGCTAACGGCCACCTACGTCATTCCGGAGCCGGCCACCTTGGGCATGGTTGCGGCCTTCGGCGCCGGGATGCTGTTCATTCGTCGTCGATTCATGATTTAGAAAACGAACGTTTCCCGGAAGGCTGGGTCAGAGCCAGGTTCAATTCCGGGTAACGCAGGTAGAAACGCAGGAAAACAGGAGCAATGAGATGAAGAATAGAACGAGAATAATCACAGCTGCGATTGCTGCAGCAACGCTTGGTGCCGTATCGGCGCAGGCAGTGGATTGGACAGGCGCTGCCGCAGACGGCATGTGGACGAACGCCGTCAACTGGGGCGGTGCACTGCCATTAGCTGATACCGCTAATATTGCAAATGGCGACACGGTTACCTACGATGATGGTAATACGAATTCGATCCAACGGCAGTATGTCAATGGTGGATCAACCGTCAATATTACCGGCGGTAAGCTGTCAAGCACACTGGCGGGAAATACTATTCGGGAACTTATCGGGGATGGCTCCGCGAACACCGGCACGGTGAACCAGACAGGCGGGTTCTATGATGTCGGCCATCTCCTGGCTGTTGGTAAATCCGGCGGTTATGGCACCTATAATCTGAGTGGCGGAACGCTCAATATCGGCCGTGGTGGAAACACACTGATGGGAAGCCCGTTCGGAGCGTCTCTTCATGTGGGTGGTGGAGAATCACTCATGTATATCACCGGCGGTATACTCAAAACCCGCGTCGGGGTGGAAATTGATAATAACGGAACCTTTAAAGTCGACGGAACGAACGCAACCATAGCGGTCGGTTCGGCCGGCAGCATCGACGGAAACTGGTATCAGGAAGGTACGCTCAGCCTGGGTATTTCCTCCAACGGAATTTCGCAGATCCTGATTGATGATACTGAAAACGACGGCACCTGTCAGGCCCTCTTTGCATTCGGCTCCCTGCTGGATATTGAATTGCTCGACGGCTATGTTCCCACCGGAACTAACTCCTGGGATGTTATGTTCTCCGAGGGTGTTATGTATGATGATGGTATGCAGTTAGCTGATGCGTCCCTGACCAACGACTGGAGCTTTGCGGTTGTTGATACCGACAGTAGCGGTGCGCCGGATACCCTGCGTGTAACCTATGGCATCGGTTCTTCGCTGCCAGGAGATATTCCCACGGGAAGAACCATGAAGTGGAACGGAACGGTTGATGATGATTACAACAACCTGGATAACTGGTCCATTTATGACGGAAGCACCTACACCAATGAAGCGACGGCAACGCCTTACTCGGGTGATATCTGGTGGATCGGTGAATACCATAACGCGGGCAATCCCGTGCCGGACTGTAATTACAACGGTGGAGCTGCGGTTAACCAGCATTCGATCGCGATTGGAATCGCCCGTACCGCAACCTTTAACTTTAACCGCGGTAATCTGAGTTTCGGCAACAACGGCTGGAATAACATCGGTGGACACAATGCCGGCGGTAACGCTACACTGAACGTGAATGGCGGAACCCTTGGGATCAACGCTATCCGAACCGCATTGGGTGGGGCGGATGCCACCATCAACATTAACGGTGGAGACCTGACGATTGGACGTGGGCAAACCTTTGATGGCATCTCAACCAGTATTGTTCTGGGATATGACAACAAGGGCGGAACAGGAGCACTTCATGTAGCTTCAGGTTCACTGATTACCCGTACAGGTATGCGGTTGGGTAACGGAACAGGTATCGGTGTTTTCAGTGTTGAAGGAACTGAAGCCACGTCTATCGGAATCGGTTCAAACAATACTGGAGATGGATTCTGGAACCAGAAGTCCAACAGTGTTCTGCAGGCACGGTTTGCCACGAATGGTGTTACTACGATCTTTATCGATGATCAAGATGGTGATGATGATGCATGGGCAACCTTCGAAGATGGCGCTATTCTGGAGGTCGATTTCATGGAAGGTGCTACAAACTACACGACCTTCGATCTGATGGTCTGTGAAGGTCCGATCACCGACAACGGACTGAAACTTGTTACAAGTTCTCCCGGCGAGTGGAGTTATGGAATCGTCACCAACGGTATCACCAATATCCTGCAGGTTACGGTTGTCGACAACGACTTTACAGAAAACGGAACGCCGATCAGCTGGCTGACAGGATATGGTCTGTCCGCGGCGGATGATGAAGTCGACAACGACGTCGACGGGTTCCTGACCTGGGAAGAGTATATCTGCGACACAGATCCGACTGATTCTAATGACCTGTTCCAGGTAACAGGCGGCGAGCAGCTTCCTGGCGGTGACTTTGTTATCACCTGGAACTCATCTGCAGATCGTCAGTACAGCATCTCAACCAACCTGAACCTCGTAATCAGCGACTTCGCTGTAACGGTGTCAGACATTCCGGGTAAGGATGGATCAACCTCCTACACGTCGAGTGTTCCGGCTGCTGCGGCAATGTTCTTCGAAATCGGCGTAACGAACGCTAACTAGGCAACCATAGACCTTCCGGGCTTTAGCTCCGGAAGGTTTGTCTGATTGTACGGGGATGATGTCATGTCATCCCCGTTTTTTAGATTTTCGTATCGTAGGTTGCCATGCCCTTTGGCCGCTGCTTTTGAGAAAAAAGTTCCAACGATTGGAAATCTTTGGTGTCCAATAACAGATCGCCGGGATCGCTATCCCTGAAGGCGTTTCCAATGCTTGTAAAAATGGGGATAGATGAACAGAACAATTCAGGCAGGTTTTCTTACGCTGGTTCTTTGCACGGCCTCGGCGGTGCGGGCAGCCAACATCTATTGGGATAACAGTGCCGGGGATAATGTCTATACCAATGCTTCGAACTGGGTGGGTGATTCGTTCCCGGCTTCGGAAAATATGTACATCAATCTCGGAGGAAACGATAAAGCGGTCGTTGGTCCGGGACAAACCACGCTGAACGCCGATACGCTGCGCATCGGCTATTCCGGTGCCGGTGCCGAACTGGAGCAGACCGGTGGCACGCTGCAGGCCACCTCCAATTCCGGAGCGGTCAGCCGCTTCGGCAATGGCAGCGGGAATTCCGGCACGCTGACCATCAAGGCCGGGTCGGCTTCGATTAATGCGATACAGCTGGGGCTCTCCGGCGGTTCCGGCCATATCACCATCTCCGACGGCGGCCTGAATGTTTCGCGGGCGGTTTCGGACTACAGTCTCATCATTGACAACGACAGCGGTTCCTCGGCGGGGAATTTCGAGATTTCGGGTGGATCATTGATTACCCGCGCAGGGGTGAAGATCGGTAATAACGGCACTTTTAAAGTGGTTGGGAATGCGGCAACGCAGATCGGAATTGGTTCTTCCGGCACCTCGGTTGACGGCCGCTGGGTTCAGGATTCCGGCGGAACGCTGGCCGTTCGTGTGGCCGCCACCGCGACCGGCCTGACCAAAATCGTTGTGGACGACCAGGAGGCTTCGACCGACTGGAATGGCGACGTTACCTTCGCGGCCGGCTCGCTGCTGGAGGTGGACTTTGCCGGGGCGTTCACCAACGGCGGCACATTCACGGTGATGGAATGGGAGGGGGCCCTGCTGGAGAATGGCTTGGCTTTGGCCCCGGGCGTCGATACCTCGATCTGGAGTTTCAATGTGGATGAAACCAACAAGCGACTGACGGTCACCGCCGCCGGTGCGCCGTTTTACAGCACCAATGTAACGGTGAACAGTATTTCGGAATTGCGCCAGTATGCCGGCGAGTCCGGTTATGCCATCACCATGGCGCCGGGAACCTATTGGTTGACCGGCACGACGGATCCCTACCTGCTCAATTTCAGCGGATCGAACAACACCTTCAATCTGACCGGCGTCCACATCAAGGTCGATACGGCGGAGCTGGCCGGATTCGGCTCCACAACCCTGGTGAATGTGCTGAATATCGGCGGGGACGGCGTGGTGGTGGACGGGCTTACGCTCAGCATGGAAAAGCTGGCCTACAACGGCACCGATGCCTTCGGAAACCCGAAGGAATACTGTGCCGATAAAAGCAGCGTGGTGGTTGTGGTGACGGGATCGGACACCGTAATTAAAAACTGCGAATTCACCACGGGCGGATCCTATCCCTACGGCTATGGCGATGCGTTCGGAAAAGGGGCACGGCCGAATGTGGATGGAGTCACCAGCGCGGCCTTCATCAGCCACAAGAAGCAGAGCGGTTTTTTGATTACGGGCGGAGCCGGAAACGTGACGGTTGAGAATGTCACGTTGAACATGCGCAGCTTCGGCCACGGGTTCTTTTTCCAGCAGGGGGCGCACGACCTCTTCTTTAACAACTGCCAGGTGCTCGGCGACACGATGGCGGATAGCGACGACATCATCGCCCATCCCGAATACCAGGCATGGGGGTCTGCCACCTACAAGGAGCCCATTCCTGCGGACATCCGGATTTCCAAGCATGAGGGCGGGTTCCGCTCCTATGGAAACGACCCTGAGTCCAACGGCTACAACCAATATATCGAAAACGTCACCATCACCAACTGCCGGGTGGAGCGCATGCGCACCGGAGTGGCCGCCGGGGCGAATGCCGGAACCCTGAACGTCTATGACATGGAGATCGTGGAGTGTGAATACGGCTTTGGAGCCAACGCCTATGGCACCACCCTGTACAAAAACTGTAAGGGCGATGCGCTCAACGGCCCGTTGATCTATTTCCAGTATGGGGTTGATTATCCGGCCACCTACGAGGTGGAGCTGACCGGCGACACGCCCGGCCACGGCGTTTGGCCGATCGCCTTGATCAGCGGTGTCGGCAACCACATCACGCTGACCAGCTCCGCGGCACCGGGCGTCTATTCAAAGGAGGCCTATGTGAACACCTCCCAAAAATGGCGCGAATGGCGGCACCGGCCTTCCGGCGATCTCGATGAACTGTCCACCGGGAACTATGCCAGTTACACCACCGGCAACTTCATCACCAACCTGACCGACCAGATTCTGGTGTTCGGCAAGAACGCGACCGGCAACAGCGGTTGCGTCTCCACCGGCGGGGTCATCAACAAGGGAACCAACAACGAGTATGTCGGTGAAACACTCGTTCCGGCCCCGATCATCGTGCAGGACACCTGGTCGTATCCGCCCAACCCGACCAACGTGCCCTGGGCGCAGTGGGACTCCGAAGGCAACCTGATCCTGCCGACGCCCCCGGTCACCATCTTTGACGGCACACTGTACATCGACGATGCCGATGCACTCGGCGGGTCGCCCGCCGGCGATGGCGGAACCACGGTCAGCAACGGCACGCTCGAGGTTGCATCCGGTTTTGCACTGCAGGGCGAAGACCTGGTGCTTTCCGGCAGCGGCACGGCCGGGCAGGGCGCGATTTATTCCGATGGCGCCGTCGCCAACTCCACCCGCCTCAGCTCCGGCTCCGGCTCGATCACCCTCGCGGGCGACACCTCCATCGGTGTGGGTGTTTCAGGCAATCAGCTGCTGGTCGGCCCGATTGGCGGAACCGGGAATCTCACCAAAACCGGCGCGGGCCAGCTGACCTTGGAAGGAGGAGCCAACTCGTTCGTCGGTACATTTACCGTTGCGGAAGGCAAGGTGCTCGCCCGATCCAACAAGGCACTGAACGATCTGATCATTCTGGCAGGAACAACCTTCTCGCAGAATGGGAACCTTGCCTTGAACCAGGATAGCGCTGAGCAAACAACAGTGGATGGAACGCTTAACCTGAATAGCCGTGGCGTGGCGGATACGGGGGCGTTCAGCGTAAATATCGGATCGCTTTCAGGAGCTGGCTTGATCACCGCAACGAGTACGGCGGCGACACAAACCGTCAACGTTAACAGTACAACCACAGACAGCAGCTTTGACGGAACCATTGCCGGCCGGCTCGCGGTTGTGAAGAACGGTGCAGGCACCACGCTGGCGCTCAACGGCAGTTGCTCCCACTCCGAAGGCACCTTCGTCAATGCCGGATGGCTCGGCGGAACGGGCTCCATCAACGGCGCGGTGACGGTGGCCCCCGGCGCAGGCATTGCCCCCGGCAACGGCGTTGGCACGCTGACCACCGGCCCGCAAACCTGGAACGGTGGGGCGATGCTCGATGTTGAAGTGGATGCTTCAAGCCACGATGTGTTGGTGGTGAATGGAGCACTCGCACTCGGCGGGGTTTCCTGCGCCATCCATCTATCGGCACCGGACATCGGATTCGATGCCCGCGCGTCCCGTTCGTGGTTGATTGTGGATGCCGCGAGTGTGTCGGGATTCTCCCCCGGAAAATTCACGGTCGATGCCTCGGCCTTCGCGGCGAACAACCCGTTGGACGGGGGCACGTTTTCCGTCTCTGAATCCGGCGGGGAACTCCATCTCGATTTTACGCCGGTTCCCTACACGGCGCTGGAGGAATGGCGCTTCCAAAAGTTCGGCACCTATTCCAACGCGGGCGATGCGGCGGATGGCGCCAACCCCGACGGCGATGCGCGCGACAACCTGCTCGAATACGGCACCGGCTCGAACCCGAATGTGTTCAATAGCAATTCGGTTGCGACCCTCGGAACCACGCCCGACGGCACGAAGGCCACCATCACCTTTGACCGCATCGCCGACCCTGCGCTGACCTATTGGGTGGAAGCCGGAACCAATCTGCTTTCCAATGATTGGAACACGATCTGGACGAGCACCGGTTCTTCCAATACGGCGGGCCCGGTGACGGTGGAAGATACGCAATCGATTTCCAGCCCTTGGAACCGGTTCCTGCAAATGAAGCTGATGCATTGAGCGGGGT from Pontiella desulfatans includes these protein-coding regions:
- a CDS encoding PEP-CTERM sorting domain-containing protein (PEP-CTERM proteins occur, often in large numbers, in the proteomes of bacteria that also encode an exosortase, a predicted intramembrane cysteine proteinase. The presence of a PEP-CTERM domain at a protein's C-terminus predicts cleavage within the sorting domain, followed by covalent anchoring to some some component of the (usually Gram-negative) cell surface. Many PEP-CTERM proteins exhibit an unusual sequence composition that includes large numbers of potential glycosylation sites. Expression of one such protein has been shown restore the ability of a bacterium to form floc, a type of biofilm.), with product MKRACKQLVAALALTVACAGVAQAELWTGGGDGVSYGDTNNWDVPATAFPGSTRDINGAFTVTRSGNVTVNRTFVNGGAVLNVTGGTHSDSQSGNTIRNFIGSSGAGTVNMSGGSWDIGHITAVGGNGTGVFNLSGGDLNISRGGNTLAGNPNSFGGNSGGSLSVGYGSGSGLFNVTGGSLITRIGAEVGDKGTFRVLGDDATQIGIGSSGTLDGHWWQQAGGVLSMGIDSTGVTKIFIDDTDQVTADPYVHFQDGAVLDLSFFGTTPVAGTWTLMELENNDIEDLGLELSGDTASGWSFNVDNSGANGLLTATYVIPEPATLGMVAAFGAGMLFIRRRFMI
- a CDS encoding beta strand repeat-containing protein, with the translated sequence MNRTIQAGFLTLVLCTASAVRAANIYWDNSAGDNVYTNASNWVGDSFPASENMYINLGGNDKAVVGPGQTTLNADTLRIGYSGAGAELEQTGGTLQATSNSGAVSRFGNGSGNSGTLTIKAGSASINAIQLGLSGGSGHITISDGGLNVSRAVSDYSLIIDNDSGSSAGNFEISGGSLITRAGVKIGNNGTFKVVGNAATQIGIGSSGTSVDGRWVQDSGGTLAVRVAATATGLTKIVVDDQEASTDWNGDVTFAAGSLLEVDFAGAFTNGGTFTVMEWEGALLENGLALAPGVDTSIWSFNVDETNKRLTVTAAGAPFYSTNVTVNSISELRQYAGESGYAITMAPGTYWLTGTTDPYLLNFSGSNNTFNLTGVHIKVDTAELAGFGSTTLVNVLNIGGDGVVVDGLTLSMEKLAYNGTDAFGNPKEYCADKSSVVVVVTGSDTVIKNCEFTTGGSYPYGYGDAFGKGARPNVDGVTSAAFISHKKQSGFLITGGAGNVTVENVTLNMRSFGHGFFFQQGAHDLFFNNCQVLGDTMADSDDIIAHPEYQAWGSATYKEPIPADIRISKHEGGFRSYGNDPESNGYNQYIENVTITNCRVERMRTGVAAGANAGTLNVYDMEIVECEYGFGANAYGTTLYKNCKGDALNGPLIYFQYGVDYPATYEVELTGDTPGHGVWPIALISGVGNHITLTSSAAPGVYSKEAYVNTSQKWREWRHRPSGDLDELSTGNYASYTTGNFITNLTDQILVFGKNATGNSGCVSTGGVINKGTNNEYVGETLVPAPIIVQDTWSYPPNPTNVPWAQWDSEGNLILPTPPVTIFDGTLYIDDADALGGSPAGDGGTTVSNGTLEVASGFALQGEDLVLSGSGTAGQGAIYSDGAVANSTRLSSGSGSITLAGDTSIGVGVSGNQLLVGPIGGTGNLTKTGAGQLTLEGGANSFVGTFTVAEGKVLARSNKALNDLIILAGTTFSQNGNLALNQDSAEQTTVDGTLNLNSRGVADTGAFSVNIGSLSGAGLITATSTAATQTVNVNSTTTDSSFDGTIAGRLAVVKNGAGTTLALNGSCSHSEGTFVNAGWLGGTGSINGAVTVAPGAGIAPGNGVGTLTTGPQTWNGGAMLDVEVDASSHDVLVVNGALALGGVSCAIHLSAPDIGFDARASRSWLIVDAASVSGFSPGKFTVDASAFAANNPLDGGTFSVSESGGELHLDFTPVPYTALEEWRFQKFGTYSNAGDAADGANPDGDARDNLLEYGTGSNPNVFNSNSVATLGTTPDGTKATITFDRIADPALTYWVEAGTNLLSNDWNTIWTSTGSSNTAGPVTVEDTQSISSPWNRFLQMKLMH